Genomic segment of Paraburkholderia agricolaris:
GGTTTCTGTTGCTGCTAGGGAGCCTGACGATTACCTACTTTCACACGGGAATCCGCACTATCATCGGCGTGGAGTCGTTTCACGGTCCTGTTCGGGATGGGAAGGGGTGGGACCGACTCGCTATGGTCATCAGGCATGACTTGTTGTCGTGTCGCCCTGGGGGGCGGCACAACCAATCTGGAAGAAGTAGTTTCTGGTGATGCTCACCAGAGGGAGATTCGGGGGTTGTGTTGTTTCTGGCACAACACTGATCTCAACCTGTGTGTGGTCTGCATAAGACCCTGCGCGTGGCGCAGGGTGGGGCATCCATAAGTGCTGAAGCACTCACGGCTGCCGACACACACCTGTTATAGGATCAAGCCTTACGGGCAATTAGTATCAGTTAGCTTAACGCATTACTGCGCTTCCACACCTGACCTATCAACGTCCTGGTCTTGAACGACCCTTCAAGGGGCTCGAAGCCCCGGGGATATCTCATCTTAAGGCGAGTTTCCCGCTTAGATGCTTTCAGCGGTTATCTCTTCCGAACATAGCTACCCGGCGATGCCACTGGCGTGACAACCGGTACACCAGAGGTTCGTCCACTCCGGTCCTCTCGTACTAGGAGCAGCCCCCTTCAAATATCCAGCGCCCACGGCAGATAGGGACCAAACTGTCTCACGACGTTTTAAACCCAGCTCACGTACCTCTTTAAATGGCGAACAGCCATACCCTTGGGACCGGCTACAGCCCCAGGATGAGATGAGCCGACATCGAGGTGCCAAACACCGCCGTCGATATGAACTCTTGGGCGGTATCAGCCTGTTATCCCCAGAGTACCTTTTATCCGTTGAGCGATGGCCCTTCCATACAGAACCACCGGATCACTATGACCTGCTTTCGCACCTGCTCGACTTGTCGGTCTCGCAGTTAAGCACGCTTATGCCATTGCACTATCAGCACGATTTCCGACCGTACCTAGCGTACCTTCGTACTCCTCCGTTACACTTTGGGAGGAGACCGCCCCAGTCAAACTGCCTACCATGCACTGTCCCCAGTCCGGATAACGGACCAAGGTTAGAACCTCAAACAAACCAGGGTGGTATTTCAAGGACGGCTCCACGCAGACTGGCGTCCACGCTTCATAGCCTCCCACCTATCCTACACAGATCGGTTCAAAGTCCAATGCAAAGCTACAGTAAAGGTTCATGGGGTCTTTCCGTCTAGCCGCGGGGAGATTGCATCATCACAAACACTTCAACTTCGCTGAGTCTCGGGAGGAGACAGTGTGGCCATCGTTACGCCATTCGTGCAGGTCGGAACTTACCCGACAAGGAATTTCGCTACCTTAGGACCGTTATAGTTACGGCCGCCGTTTACCGGGACTTCAATCAAGAGCTTGCACCCCATCATTTAATCTTCCGGCACCGGGCAGGCGTCACACCCTATACGTCCACTTTCGTGTTTGCAGAGTGCTGTGTTTTTATTAAACAGTCGCAGCCACCAGTTTATTGCAACCCCTTCACCCTCCTGGCGCAGGCCAGTCAGGCTACAGGGGCGTACCTTATCCCGAAGTTACGGTACCAATTTGCCGAGTTCCTTCTCCCGAGTTCTCTCAAGCGCCTTAGAATACTCATCTCGCCCACCTGTGTCGGTTTGCGGTACGGTCTTGTTAAACTGAAGCTTAGAGGCTTTTCTTGGAACCACTTCCGATTGCTTCTTCACCTAGGTGAATGGCCTCGCACCCTTGAATTCCGCGCCCGGATTTGCCTAAGCGCCTTCTCCAATGCAAGGACCGGGACTTCCAACACCCGGACAACCTTCCGCGATCCGTCCCCCCATCGCATTTAACAATGGTGCAGGAATATTAACCTGCTTCCCATCAGCTACGCATTTCTGCCTCGCCTTAGGGGCCGACTCACCCTACGCCGATGAACGTTGCGTAGGAAACCTTGGGCTTACGGCGAGGGGGCCTTTCACCCCCTTTATCGCTACTCATGTCAGCATTCGCACTTCCGATACCTCCAGCGCACTTTTCAATGCACCTTCGCAGGCTTACGGAACGCTCTCCTACCATGCACATAAATGTGCATCCGCAGCTTCGGTATATTGCTTAGCCCCGTTACATCTTCCGCGCAGGACGACTCGATCAGTGAGCTATTACGCTTTCTTTAAAGGATGGCTGCTTCTAAGCCAACCTCCTGACTGTTTTAGCCTTCCCACTTCGTTTCCCACTTAGCAATATTTGGGGACCTTAGCTGGCGGTCTGGGTTGTTTCCCTCTTGACACCGGACGTTAGCACCCGATGTCTGTCTCCCGTGATTGCACTCTTCGGTATTCGGAGTTTGCTATGGCGTAGTAATCCGCAATGGACCCCACAACCATGACAGTGCTCTACCCCCGAAGGTGATACACGAGGCACTACCTAAATAGTTTTCGGAGAGAACCAGCTATTTCCAGGTTTGTTTAGCCTTTCACCCCTATCCACAGCTCATCCCCTAACTTTTCAACGTTAGTGGGTTCGGACCTCCAGTACGTGTTACCGCACCTTCATCCTGGCCATGGATAGATCACCTGGTTTCGGGTCTACACCCAGCGACTGAATCGCCCTGTTCGGACTCGCTTTCGCTACGCCTGCCCTAATCGGTTAAGCTTGCCACTGAATGTAAGTCGCTGACCCATTATACAAAAGGTACGCCGTCACCCCTCGCGAGGCTCCGACTGTTTGTATGCATGCGGTTTCAGGATCTATTTCACTCCCCTCCCGGGGTTCTTTTCGCCTTTCCCTCACGGTACTGGTTCACTATCGGTCGATCACGAGTATTTAGCCTTGGAGGATGGTCCCCCCATCTTCAGACAGGATTTCACGTGTCCCGCCCTACTTTCCGTACACCTAGTTCTTCCTCGCTGTTTTCGTCTACAGGGCTATCACCTGCTATGGCAGCACTTTCCAGAGCCTTCGACTAACAATGAAGATAAAGAGTACAGGCTGGTCCCATTTCGCTCGCCACTACTCTGGGAATCTCGGTTGATTTCTTTTCCTGCGGTTACTTAGATGTTTCAGTTCACCGCGTTCGCTTCTCGTAACCTATGTATTCAGTTACGGATGACCCATACGGGCCGGGTTTCCCCATTCGGACATCTACGGATCAAAGCTCGTTTGCCAGCTCCCCGTAGCTTTTCGCAGGCTACCGCGTCCTTCATCGCCTGTGATCGCCAAGGCATCCACCACATGCACTTGTTCGCTTGACCCTATAACGGGTGTGTCTCTGTCGACCCAGAGTTAGCGCTTTAGCGCTTACTCTGGTCCCATCCCCGAAGGGGACAGGGACATTCACAGGGAATGTCCTGGACCTCAGTCACATCGTTACAGGTTGAGTATTCGTGTTGCGCCGTATTCCAAAAGCGATCTTTCGATCTCTCTTTTCATACATTGATACAATCACAACCCTGATTCACCTACTCGCATGCCCATCTCTAGACACGCTTTCGTGAATCTCTTTACTACTTCTTCCTGATTGTTAAAGAACGACAGCCGATATCGCAGTTGCTATAACCGCGTATCACTCTGACTGGCTCAATCGCCAATGCCTGTTTCACTACACCGCAAACCCCTTTCAAGGTTTGCCGCAGTAAAACCGGCATTGAAGATTGGTGGAGGATGACGGGATCGAACCGACGACCCCCTGCTTGCAAAGCAGGTGCTCTCCCAGCTGAGCTAATCCCCCAGTCATGCACAGACCATCATCACACTTCGGGGTTCATCGACTAGCGCAGCCATCGCAGACAAGACAATGGTGGGTCTGGATGGATTCGAACCATCGACCCCCGCCTTATCAAGACGGTGCTCTAACCGACTGAGCTACAGACCCCTCAGTCTGTCTGACTTACTGTCTAATTTCACAGCCGATAAGCGTGAGCGCTCAACGTTCGACACGTTAGCTCGAGAAAGGAGGTGATCCAGCCGCACCTTCCGATACGGCTACCTTGTTACGACTTCACCCCAGTCATGAATCCTACCGTGGTGACCGTCCTCCTTGCGGTTAGACTAGCCACTTCTGGTAAAACCCACTCCCATGGTGTGACGGGCGGTGTGTACAAGACCCGGGAACGTATTCACCGCGGCATGCTGATCCGCGATTACTAGCGATTCCAGCTTCACGCACTCGAGTTGCAGAGTGCGATCCGGACTACGATCGGTTTTCTGGGATTGGCTCCCCCTCGCGGGTTGGCGACCCTCTGTTCCGACCATTGTATGACGTGTGAAGCCCTACCCATAAGGGCCATGAGGACTTGACGTCATCCCCACCTTCCTCCGGTTTGTCACCGGCAGTCTCCCTAGAGTGCTCTTGCGTAGCAACTAGGGACAAGGGTTGCGCTCGTTGCGGGACTTAACCCAACATCTCACGACACGAGCTGACGACAGCCATGCAGCACCTGTGTTATGGCTCCCTTTCGGGCACTCCCACCTCTCAGCAGGATTCCATACATGTCAAGGGTAGGTAAGGTTTTTCGCGTTGCATCGAATTAATCCACATCATCCACCGCTTGTGCGGGTCCCCGTCAATTCCTTTGAGTTTTAATCTTGCGACCGTACTCCCCAGGCGGTCAACTTCACGCGTTAGCTACGTTACCAAGTCAATGAAGACCCGACAACTAGTTGACATCGTTTAGGGCGTGGACTACCAGGGTATCTAATCCTGTTTGCTCCCCACGCTTTCGTGCATGAGCGTCAGTATTGGCCCAGGGGGCTGCCTTCGCCATCGGTATTCCTCCACATCTCTACGCATTTCACTGCTACACGTGGAATTCTACCCCCCTCTGCCATACTCTAGCCCGCCAGTCACAAATGCAGTTCCCAGGTTAAGCCCGGGGATTTCACATCTGTCTTAGCGGACCGCCTGCGCACGCTTTACGCCCAGTAATTCCGATTAACGCTTGCACCCTACGTATTACCGCGGCTGCTGGCACGTAGTTAGCCGGTGCTTATTCTTCCGGTACCGTCATCCGCCCCGGGTATTAACCAGAGCGTTTTCTTTCCGGACAAAAGTGCTTTACAACCCGAAGGCCTTCTTCACACACGCGGCATTGCTGGATCAGGGTTGCCCCCATTGTCCAAAATTCCCCACTGCTGCCTCCCGTAGGAGTCTGGGCCGTGTCTCAGTCCCAGTGTGGCTGGTCGTCCTCTCAGACCAGCTACAGATCGTCGCCTTGGTAGGCCTTTACCCCACCAACTAGCTAATCTGCCATCGGCCGCCCCTGTAGCGAGAGGTCCTAAGATCCCCCCCTTTCCTCCGTAGAGCGTATGCGGTATTAATCCGGCTTTCGCCGGGCTATCCCCCACTACAGGACACGTTCCGATGTATTACTCACCCGTTCGCCACTCGCCACCAGGGTTGCCCCCGTGCTGCCGTTCGACTTGCATGTGTAAGGCATGCCGCCAGCGTTCAATCTGAGCCAGGATCAAACTCTTCAGTTCAAACCTGTTACTGTTTTTCGGTCTCTTTCGAAACCGGTCGCTCACTCAACGTACTGACGAATGATTAACCTGCCGGCGTGAATCCACCCCGACAGGAAAACCTTCCTTTAATACTCGTGTGAGACTTGATACTTTCGCTTCCGGCAGACCCCGAAGAGTCCACCGCGCGTCGCGCATCAAGCGCCCACACTTATCGGCTGTTAATTTTTAAAGATCAAATACGCATTCACCACCGAATCCGCACCGTGTCGCCCACCTGCGCAACCACCGGTACCGCTTCGTTCTGCGTCGCTGCATCAGCAGCAGAGAAACGAGATTATGAAGGCTCTTTTTCGTTCTGTCAACAACATTTTTCCGCTTTCGCTTAAAACCTTGTTGACATCACAGCCGCTGGTTTCCGCCGCGGCCCTCGTTCGCAAACGAGGAGCCGAACTATAGGCGAACCTCGGCCATGTGACAAGGCTTTGGCGAAAATCTTTTTCTGACGGCTCACTTCCTGGTCGAATTCACTAAAGCTGCGATCGGAACCGCGCCAGCCATTGCTGTGTATCCAGCGTCGCTGGGATGAATATGATCGCCGCTATCAAAGGCTCGTTGCAAGCGACTCGGTTGCGCCGGATCGCGTAGTGCTGCGTCGAAATCTACGATGCCGTCGAACGCGTGGCTGGTCCGAATCCACTGATTGACCGCCAGGCGGATCGCCTCCCGCGGCGCCGGCAGCGAAGCCGGAGTCAACGTTGCGCCGAACACCTTCACGCCACGGTGCCGTGCATCCGCAATCACCCGCTGGTAACCGGCAATCAGGTCGGCGGCTGTCACCGAGGTATGGGGAGAGTCGCAATCGAGGCCGCTACGTGCAGGCATCTCGGAGAAATTGATGTCGTTGATTCCGATCAGCAGAATCGCCGTCTTGACGCCCGGACGCTCCAGCACGTCCCGGTCAAACCGCCGCACGAGCGCATCGCCATAGCAGACTGAGTCGCTCAATAAGCGATTGCCGCTGATGCCAAGATTGACGATCGCCGTCGAGTGATCACCAGTGCTGGCGAACCGACGCGCCAGCGCGTCCGGCCAGCGTCGGTTCTGATTCAGGCTGGAGCGCATGCCGTCGGTGATCGAGTCGCCGATCGCAGCGACTGCAGCCGACGAAGGCGCGTCCACCGACAACCCCGTCACCCATACATATTGCGTAAACCGCCCGCGAAACGACTCGGCGGAGGTATCGGCGGTGTGATTACCCGGTGAGGAAACGAAGTTCAACTGGCTCGAGACTCGATGCCACGCCACGATCCGTTGTTCCGGCCCCATGAACGCACTAACCGCATAGGGCGCGCCTTCTGCGATGTCGATACCAATCGGGTCACTGTCTAACTCCGCCCCCGCTGGTACGCTCACCGAACTCTTGCCGCCAAATGTCACACGCGCACTGTCATTGCCCAGCGCAGCAGCTCCGCCGGCCGAGCGCGCGATGCGCAAATCTTCAATGACAAGCGCTGTCTTGCCGTACTCATTGCTGAGATGGATTCGCGCGGATTTACCCGCCAGCGTGGGATAGATGATCTGACGAACCGTCCGCCCCGCGACTTCCGGAGCGCGGTAAAGCGGCGGCAAATCCGACCGCTGCGGGATGGGCTGCAAGGCCGTCGCCCACGCGGTAACCCAATGCGTTGGGGCGTCAGCGGCAAAAACAGTCGAAGAAACGGCAAATTGGCAAAGCAGCGCCGCGCCACATGCGGCAGCCAGGGTGCGAATGGTCATTCGGGTGGTCAGTTCGATGCGAAACGTGCATTGTGCCCGATCGCCATGGCCATCGCGGCTCTCCGCGCGAATGCCACCGTGCGGTCACCGCGCCTCATATCGGGATGGCAGCATCGAAAGGCCGGTGAGAGAGGTATGGATATCCGGCCGCTGGAACGGAAACTGGATGCACCCGGCTCTCCCTGCAACAGAGCACGAGAGAGTACGAGATTTCGGGCGCGGCGCCTGCGCCGCAGGCATTCGGCGCAAGCGCAGACGCATCGCCAATCAGCCCGCTGCCGACGCCCCGGTCATTTTCAACGCAAGCGCCTCGGCCACTTCGATCCCGTCGATGGCTGCCGAGTAGATTCCGCCGGCGTACCCCGCGCCCTCGCCAGCCGGATACAGGCCCTCGACATTCATGCTCTGATAGTCGTCCCGGCGCCGCACGCGAATCGGTGACGACGTTCTCGTTTCGACGCCCGTCAGCACAGCATCGTGCATGGCAAACCCGGCGATCTTTTTGTCCATCTGCGGCAAAGCTTCGCGGATCGCTTCGATCACGTAGTCGGGCAGCGCCGTACTGAGATCGGTGGGATGCACGCCCGGCTTGTAGGACGGCACCACCGATCCCAGCGAAGTAGACGGCCGCCCAGCGATAAAGTCGCCGACCAGCTGGCCCGGCGCCATATAGTTGCCGCCGCCCAGTTCGAACGCCCGCTCTTCCCATTTGCGCTGGAAGGCAATACCGGCGAGCGGGCCGCCCGGGTAATCGTCCGGCGTAATGCCGACGACAATCCCGGCGTTGGCATTGCGCTCCGCCCGCGAATACTGGCTCATACCGTTGGTCACCACGCGGCCCGGCTCGGAGGTTGCCGCGACCACCGTGCCGCCGGGGCACATGCAGAAGCTATAAACCGCGCGCCCATTACTGCAGTGATGCACCACCTTATAGTCGGCGGCGCCGAGTTGCTTGTGCCCCGCGAACTTGCCGAAACGGCTGCGATCGATCAGCCCTTGCGGATGCTCGATCCGGAAACCGAGCGAAAACGGTTTCGCTTCGATATAGACGCCGCGGTCGCTCAGCATCTGGAAGGTATCGCGTGCACTATGGCCAACGGCCAGCACCACATGGTCGCAGCGCAGCGTTTCGCCCGTCGACAGTTTGAGCCCGCGCACCTTGCCCTGGTCGATTTCGATATCGTCGACCCGCGACTCGAAACGCACCTCGCCGCCCAGCTCGTGAATGGTCGCGCGCATCTTTTCGACCATGCTGACCAGACGGAACGTGCCGATATGGGGCCGGCTCAGATAAAGAATGTCCTCCGGCGCACCCGCGCGGACAAACTCCTCGAGCACCTTGCGGCCGTAGTGCTTCGGATCCTTGATCTGACTGTAAAGCTTGCCGTCCGAGAAGGTACCCGCGCCGCCTTCGCCGAACTGCACGTTCGATTCAGGATTGAGCACCGACTTGCGCCACAGGCCGAAAGTATCTTTGGTGCGCTCGCGCACGGCCTTGCCGCGCTCGAGAATGATCGGACAAAAGCCCATTTGGGCAAGGATTAGCCCGGCAAACAGGCCGCACGGCCCCATACCGATCACGACCGGGCGCGGGGAAGTCATCTGCGCCGGCGCTTTGGCGACAAAATGGTACGTCATGTCCGGCGTCACACCACAGTGCGGCACATCGGCGAGCCGTTTGAGCGCGGCCGCTTCATCCTTCACCTCGACGTCGACTATATAAGTGAGCTTGATGTCGGCGCGCTTGCGCGCGTCGTGCGCGCGACGGAACACGGTGTACCGGATGAGTCCGTCGTCACCCACGCCGAGTTCAGCGAGGCGCGCGCGGACGGCGGCTTCGAGAGCGCTCTCGGGGTGATCGAGCGGGAGTTTGATTTCGCTTAGACGTAACATGAGTACCGGGGGGATGCAGGAAGGCCGCAAATCGCAGCCAATTCGCAATTTTATAGGTTAAGTGTCGGCACGGGGCAGTGGCGCAAGTGAAACGCCGTCGGTAACACACCCTCCTTCCCCCTATCGATAATCGCAGTTCGTCTCAAAAAATTTATTAACCGACCGGTCGGTTGGTTTATACTGCGCAAACACAGACAACTTCCGCTGAGAGCGTCCCCATGTATACGCAATCCCTGGATATCCCCGGCAACGTCGCCCCGCTCGACGCGGCAGCGGGTTCGCCCGAGCAGGCGCAATTCGACGCGGTCATGGCCGCCGACGGCAAGATCGAGCCTCAGGACTGGATGCCTGATGCCTACCGCAAGACGTTGGTGCGGCAAATCTCGCAGCACGCGCATTCTGAGATCGTCGGCATGCTGCCGGAGGGCAACTGGATCACGCGCGCGCCCAGCCTGAAGCGCAAGGCAATCCTCCTCGCCAAAGTGCAGGATGAAGCCGGCCATGGCCTCTATCTATATAGTGCGGCCGAAACGCTCGGCGTGTCGCGCGACCAGTTGATCGCAGCGCTGCACTCGGGCAAGGCCAAATATTCGAGCATTTTCAATTACCCGACGCCCACATGGGCGGACGTCGGCGTGATCGGCTGGCTGGTGGACGGCGCGGCGATCATGAACCAGATTCCTCTGTGCCGCTGCACGTACGGTCCGTACGCACGCGCCATGATCCGCATCTGCAAGGAAGAGTCGTTCCATCAGCGCCAGGGATTCGACGCGCTCATGTCGATGATGAGCGGCACCGAAGCGCAACGCGAGCTGGTTCAGCAAGCCGTGAACCGCTGGTGGTGGCCCGTGCTGATGATGTTCGGTCCGAGCGACAAAGACTCGATCCACAGCAATCAATCGTCGAAATGGGGCATCAAGCGCATCTCGAACGACGACCTGCGCCAGAAATTCGTCGACGCCACCGTCGACCAGGCCAAGGTACTCGGCGTCAAGCTGCCGGATCCGGACCTGAAGTGGAACGAAGCCCGCGGCCATCACGACTACGGCGACATCGACTGGGAAGAATTCTGGCGCGTCGTGAATGGCGACGGTCCGTGCAATCGCGAGCGTCTCGCGACCCGCGTAAAAGCGCACGACGAAGGCACCTGGGTTCGCGAAGCCGCGCTCGCCCACGCCGAAAAGCAGCGCCAGCGCGCGCAACAGCAGGCCGCTTAACCCACGCGCTCACGCGCTCACGCGGCAAGCCGAACAAAGTATCAGGAGATCAGCAATGAACAAGGAATGGCCGATTTGGGAAGTCTTCGTGCGCAGCAAGCAGGGACTCGACCATAAACACTGCGGCAGCCTGCATGCCGCCGACGCGCCGATGGCGCTGCGCATGGCGCGCGACGTCTACACCCGCCGCCAGGAAGGCGTAAGCATCTGGGTGGTGCCGTCGTCGGCAATCACGGCGTCCGCGCCGGAAGACAAGGCGGAGCTGTTCGAACCGGCTGGCGACAAGATTTACCGCCACCCGACGTTCTACACGCTCCCCGACGAAGTCAACCACATGTAAGCGCGGCCATGAACATCACGCCCCAACATCTGCAGTACGTGCTGCGCCTCGCGGACACCGCGCTGATCCTCGGTCAGCGCAATACCGAGTGGTGCGGTCACGGCCCGATCCTCGAAGAGGACATCGCGCTGTCGAACATGAGTCTCGATCTGATCGGACAGGCGCGTTTGCTGTACACACACGCCGCCACGCTGGAGCAGCAACTCACCGGCAAAAGCCGCACGGAAGACGACTACGCGTACTTCCGTGCCGAGCGCGAGTTCGCCAACTACACGCTGGCGGAGTTGCCGCATTACGGCCCGCTCGCCGGCACCGCGCAAGCCGAGAAGGATTACGCGGTCACGATCGTGCGCAATTTCCTGTACTCGACGCTGATGGCGCATCTGTGGTCGGCGCTCACTGAGTCGAAGGATGAGCAGCTTGCCGCGATCGCCTCCAAGTCGATCAAGGAAACCAGCTATCACGTGCATCACGCGAGCGAATGGCTGACCCGTTTCGGTGACGGCACGGACGAATCGCATCGCCGCGCGCAAGCCGCACTCGACTATCTGCTGCCTTACACGCGTGAGTTTTTCAGTGCCGACGCCGTGGAGGAAGTCATCGCCGCCGCCGGCATCGGGCCGTTGACCTCCGAACTCGAAGCGGCATGGCTCGAAGACGTACAGGCCACCCTCGCCGAAGCCACGCTCAAACTGCCCGAAGCGGTCAAGCACATCACGACCGGCAAGCACGGTGAGCACTCGGAGCACATGGGCTTCGTGCTGGCTGAAATGCAAAGCCTCGCGCGCCAGCATCCCGGCGCCACCTGGTAAGCACGCAGCCGCGCGCACAACTGGAACCCGACGGAACTTCACGATGACGACCTCGACTGCCACGCCCCCTGCCGATGCCGCGCTGGAACGCGCATGGGCCGTGCTCGAAACGGTGCCTGATCCGGAGATTCCGGTGGTGTCGATTCGGGAACTGGGTATTCTGCGAGACGTTCGGCGCGCCGCCGACGGCACGCTGGAAGTCGTGATCACGCCGACCTATTCCGGGTGCCCGGCGATGTCGCAGATCGCCGAAGACATCGCCCACGCGCTCGATGTGGCCGAGCTGAAGCCGTATCGGATTGCCACAGTCCTCGCTCCGGCCTGGACCACCGACTGGATGACCGCCGACGCGCGTGAAAAGCTGCGAGCCTATGGAATCGCACCGCCCACGGGCAATTGCGGCGCCGCCATGCAGCCCGAGGAAAAAGTGCTGCGTTTCATGCCGCGTGCGCTGCCGGCTCCGTCGTGTCCGCGCTGCGGTTCGGCGCATACCGAGCGTCTCGCGCAATTCGGCTCGACGGCCTGCAAAGCGCTCTATCGCTGCCTCGACTGCCGCGAACCCTTCGACTACTTCAAACCATACTGATATGGCTACCCCGCAATTCCATCCGCTGCGTATCCGCGAAGTGCGGCCCGAAACCGCTGATGCGGTGTCGGTCGCTTTCGAAATCCCCGCCGAACTGCGCGATCAGTATCGCTTCACGCAAGGCCAGTTCGTCACGCTGAAAACGCACATCGACGGTGAAGAAACGCGCCGTTCGTATTCGATCTGCGTCGGCGTCACCGATTACGATCGCGACGGCGAACTGCGCATCGGCATCAAGCGCGTGCGCGGCGGGCGTTTCTCGAACTTCGCGTTCGACACGCTGCAGCCCGGCCATACGATTGACGTGATGACGCCCGACGGCCGGTTCTTCACCCACCTGAACGCCGATCAAGGCCAGCAGTACATCGCGTTTTCCGGCGGATCGGGCATCACGCCGGTGCTCGCCATCATCAAGACGACGCTCGAAGTCGAGCCGCGCAGCACCTTCACGCTGGTGTACGGCAACCGCAGCGTCGACCAGATCATGTTCGCGGAAGAACTCGAAGATCTGAAGAACCGCTTCATGAACCGCTTCGTGCTCTATCACGTGCTGTCCGACGACCTGCAGGACGTCGAGCTGTTTAACGGTGTGCTTGACCAGCAGAAATGCGCGGCCTTCATCGAAAACCTGCTGCCTGCCGACGCAATCGACGAAGCCTTCATTTGCGGCCCTGCCCTGATGATGGATGCCGCCGAGGCCGCACTGAAAGCCGCGGGCGTGCCGTCGGCCAAAGTGCATGTGGAGCGCTTCGGTTCGCCGCTGCCGCAGGCGGGCGTGCCGCCGGTCGAAATCACCGACGATACCCCGGCCGCCGACCTCGAAATCGTCCTCGACGGGAAACGGCGCAAGCTGCGCCTGCCTTACCAGGGCGTGAGCGTGCTCGACGTCGGTCTGCGTGCCGGCCTCGCGCTGCCGTATGCGTGCAAGGGCGGCGTCTGCTGCACATGCCGCGCAAAGGTGCTCGAAGGCGAGGTCAAGATGGAAAAGAACTACACGCTGGAAGAACACGAAATCCGCGAGGGCTTCGTGCTGACCTGCCAATGCCATCCAATCAGCGATCGTGTGGTGGTGAGTTACGACGAACGCTGAGCCAGGTGTGCCGGGTTAGCCATGCGACGCCCGGAACGCTTTCAGCAGGTCCGCGATCCGCTTACACTAGGGGCCGCTCTCGATCGGACATCTGTCCCGATCGATGAGCGGCCCCTTTTTTGTCTTTTGTCGTTTTTTGCAAGCCCAAGCCACTGCCGATGAGCACCATCCACCTCACCAATGGCGACGTCGCCGCCGAATCACTGCGCGCCGCGCTAGCCGAGGCGGGCCGCGACGATCGCGTGCACGCACTGCGCGACGATCTGGCGGTCGGTCCGCTGCGCGGTATCGATGACGGACCCGACGTGCGAGCGGAGTTCTGGGACCGCGTCAGCATCGACACCAGGCGTGACTTTCTGCGGGAATTCCGTGAGCAGGCGGCCGCGCTGGAAAACATCGCGCGCGGTGAGACGAACCTGGTGGTCTGGCACGGTGAAAGCTCAGCCGATCAACTTATGCTCCGCCGCGTCTGCTACCACCTGCGCAA
This window contains:
- the paaE gene encoding 1,2-phenylacetyl-CoA epoxidase subunit PaaE, giving the protein MATPQFHPLRIREVRPETADAVSVAFEIPAELRDQYRFTQGQFVTLKTHIDGEETRRSYSICVGVTDYDRDGELRIGIKRVRGGRFSNFAFDTLQPGHTIDVMTPDGRFFTHLNADQGQQYIAFSGGSGITPVLAIIKTTLEVEPRSTFTLVYGNRSVDQIMFAEELEDLKNRFMNRFVLYHVLSDDLQDVELFNGVLDQQKCAAFIENLLPADAIDEAFICGPALMMDAAEAALKAAGVPSAKVHVERFGSPLPQAGVPPVEITDDTPAADLEIVLDGKRRKLRLPYQGVSVLDVGLRAGLALPYACKGGVCCTCRAKVLEGEVKMEKNYTLEEHEIREGFVLTCQCHPISDRVVVSYDER